A section of the Epinephelus moara isolate mb chromosome 3, YSFRI_EMoa_1.0, whole genome shotgun sequence genome encodes:
- the rhogb gene encoding ras homolog family member Gb, which yields MQSIKCVVVGDGAVGKTCLLISYTTGAFPKEYIPTVFDNYSSQVTVDGRTISLNLWDTAGQEEYDRLRTLSYPQTNVFIICFSISSPASYENVKHKWHPEVCHHCPGVPILLVGTKSDLRNDGETQRKLKEQNQTPVSHQQGAALARQIHALRYLECSALNQDGIKDVFSEAVRAYLNPQPTVHKRPCVLL from the exons atGCAGAGTATAAAGTGTGTGGTTGTGGGTGACGGTGCTGTGGGGAAGACCTGCCTCCTCATCTCCTACACCACCGGAGCTTTTCCCAAAGAGTACATCCCCACTGTGTTCGACAACTACAGCagccag gtgacGGTGGACGGCAGGACCATCAGTCTGAACCTGTGGGACACAGCAGGTCAGGAGGAGTACGATCGGCTGAGGACGCTGTCCTACCCGCAGACCAACGTCTTCATCATCTGTTTCTCCATCTCAAGCCCCGCCTCCTACGAGAACGTGAAGCACAAGTGGCATCCAGAG GTGTGTCACCACTGTCCTGGCGTCCCCATCCTCCTGGTCGGCACAAAGAGCGACCTCCGGAACGACGGCGAGACTCAGAGGAAGCTGAAGGAGCAGAACCAGACGCCCGTCAGCCACCAGCAGGGCGCTGCCCTCGCCCGCCAGATCCACGCCTTGCGCTACCTGGAGTGTTCGGCCCTCAACCAGGACGGCATCAAGGACGTGTTCTCCGAGGCCGTGCGGGCCTATCTCAACCCGCAGCCCACCGTCCACAAGAGGCCCTGCGTCCTGCTGTAG